The Streptomyces sp. NBC_00576 genome contains the following window.
ATCCGCACTTCTGGTGGCAGGAACGCCTGTGGAAGGTGCCGGTCGACTTCCTCGTCGTGTTCAACGGGACGCCGTTCAAGAACGTGCTGTGGCGGCTGCTGGGCGTCCGCATCGGGCGCCGGGTCTTCGACGACGGCGCCGCCATCACCGAGCGCACGCTCACCACGATCGGCGACGACTGCACGCTCGGCGCCCACAGCAAGATCCAGGCCCACTCGCAGGAGGACGGCACCTACAAGTCCGACCAGATCGTCCTCGGCTCGGGCGTCACGCTCGGCACCGGCGCGCTGGTCCACTACGGCGTGTCGATGGGCGACGGATCCCAACTCGCCCCGGACTCCTTCCTGATGAAGGGCGAGGACGTGCCGTGCCTGGCCCGCTGGGGCGGCAACCCGGCAACGGCCCTGCGCAGCGACCAGATCGCGCCTTCCGAACAGACCAACCAGCTCGCACACATCGCACAGATTTCGACGGGGGCAGTCCGATGAACACGATCCCACGCTGGGTACCCGGCCCGGTCCCGGGCGAGGACCCGCAGCACCCGCGCCACTCGGCGTACGCCGAATACGAAGTCCCGCTCGACGCGAGCCTGTCGAGGTCGGCCTGGTTCGAGTCGGCGCTGCTCGCCGCGCACGCCAAGGTCCTCGCCGCGCTCTCCGGTGAGCGGGAGGTCACCACCGGGTACGTGGCGGTGAAGGGCGAACGGCCCGTGCCCCGCCGGATGGTGGTCGCCCCCGGCTCCTGGCAGGAGCTGCTGGCGCTGACGGACCTCGCCGACGAGGTGAGCGACGCGGACGAGCCCCCGTACGAGAGCGTGCTCGACCCGCACGGCGGCGCCCCCTCGGACGACGGCGCCGACAGCGCCGTGTTGTACCTGAGCGTCGGAGAGCGCACCCTGCGGCTGCACCACCGCACCGATGTCCTCGACACCGGCGCCGCCGCCCGGATCGCCGGCTACCACCTCACCGCCCTCTCCCTGATGGCCGCCGACCCGGACGCCGACCACGAGCAGCAGAGCCTGCTGTCGGGAGACGAACTCGCCTTCCAGCTGGACGGGTTGGCCGGCGCGGTCCGTGAACTCCCGGACCGCCGGGTGCACGAGCTGTTCGAGGAGCGGGTACGGCACCACCCGGACGCCGTCGCGGCGGTGCAGGGCGGGACGGAGTGGACCTACCGGGAGCTCAACTCCCGGGCGAACCAGCTCGGTCGGGCACTGCTGGCTCGAGGACTGACCCGTGAGGGTGTCGTCGCCGTGGTCACCGAGCGCAACCTCGACTGGATGGCCGCCGTGCTCGGGGTCCTCAAGGCGGGCGGTGTCTATCTGCCGGTCGAGCCGCACTTCCCGGCCGAGCGCATCGCCGCCACCCTCATCCGCGCCGAGTGCGCGTACGTGGTCACCGAACACGGCAGCACCACCACGCTGGACGGGACGGGGACGGACGTACCGAGGCTGTACGTCGACGAGATCGCGGCCCTGGGGCACGCGGACGACGACCTCGGGGTGAGCGTCGGCGCGGACCAGCTGGCCTACATCTACTTCACGTCCGGGTCGACCGGTGAGCCCAAGGGCGCTATGTGCGAGCACGCGGGCTTCGTCAACCACGTCCTCGCCAAGCTGGAGGACCTGGGTGTCGGCGAGGGACAGGTGGTCGCGCAGACCGCTCCCCAGTGCTTCGACATCTCACTGTGGCAACTGGTGTCCGCGCTGCTCGTCGGCGGCCGGACGCTGCTGGTCGGGCAGGACGTGATCCTGGACGTCCCCCGGTTCGTGGACACGATCGTGCACGGTGGCGTCAATGTGCTCCAGATCGTGCCGTCGTATCTCGAAGCCGTGCTGGCCGAGTTGGAGCAGCGTCCTCGTGAACTCCCCGATCTGCACTGTGTGTCGGTCACCGGGGAGGCGGTGAAGCGGGAGCTGGTGCAGCGCTGGTTCGCGGCCCAGCCGGGGATCAAGGTCGCCAACGCCTATGGCCTGACGGAGACTTCGGACGACACCAACCACGAGGTGATGGACCGGGTACCGGACGGGCCCCGCATTCCGCTCGGCCGGCCCGTGCGCAACGTACGCGTGTACGTGGTCGACGAGCACCTCGCGCCCGTGCCGCTCGGGGCGCCCGGCGAGATCGTGTTCTCCGGGGTGTGTGTCGGGCGCGGGTACGTCAACGACCCCGAGCGCACGGCGGCGGCCTTCACACTGGACCCGTACCGGCCCGGTGAGCGGCTCTACCGCAGCGGTGACCACGGGCGCTGGCTGCCCGACGGCAGGCTGGAGTTCCTCGGCCGCCGGGACACCCAGGTCAAGCTGCGGGGCTTCCGGATCGAGATCGGCGAGATCGAGAACGCGCTGCTGCGGGTGCCCGGGGTCCGGGACGGCGCCGTGGTGGTCGTGCGGGGTGCGCGGCTGGTGGCGTTCTGCACCGGCGCCGAACTCGTCGGCGTAAAGGAGCGGTTGGCCGAGTCTCTGCCCGCGTACATGGTTCCGGCGGCTGTGCACTGGCGGGAGCGGCTGCCGCTCACCGCCAACGGCAAGACCGACCGCAGGACACTCACCGCGCTCGCGGAGGAACTCGACTCCGCCGAAGACCGCGCCGGGGAAGGCCTCGTGGGGCCGGAGAGCGCCGGTGAGCGGCGGCTGGCCGCCGCCTGGGCCGAGGTGCTCGGCGTTCCGGCGGACCGGATCGGCCGTCTGGACCACTTCTTCGACCGCGGCGGCACCTCGCTGTCGGCGGTCCGGCTCGCGATCGCCCTGAACCGGGCGATCACCCTCAAGGACGTCATCCGCCACCCGGTCCTCGCGGACCTGGCCGAGCTGCTCGACGCGCCGGCCACCACAGCCTGACGACGGCCGCGCGCCGCACCGAAAGGAACGACACCATGACACTCTCATCCGCTTCACCGGCCTCAACTCCCGTACCCCAGGCCGTACTTCCCGGCATCGAACTGCTCCCCGGCCGGCCGCCGACCCTGCGCACCCCGCCCGTCGCCGACCCGGCGGAGTGGGCGGGCGTCAACCGGGACGCGCTGCGGGCGGCCGTCGCCGAACACGGCTCGCTGCTGGTGCGCGGCCTAGGCCTGCACGAGCCTGCCATGACCGGCGCCGTCCTGCGGCGGCTCGCCGACCGCCTGACGATCGACCAGGAGGCCTTCGCGCCCCGGCGGCGGTACGCCGACGGCGTGTACTCGTCCTCCAAGTGGCCGCCGAACCAGCC
Protein-coding sequences here:
- a CDS encoding amino acid adenylation domain-containing protein, translating into MNTIPRWVPGPVPGEDPQHPRHSAYAEYEVPLDASLSRSAWFESALLAAHAKVLAALSGEREVTTGYVAVKGERPVPRRMVVAPGSWQELLALTDLADEVSDADEPPYESVLDPHGGAPSDDGADSAVLYLSVGERTLRLHHRTDVLDTGAAARIAGYHLTALSLMAADPDADHEQQSLLSGDELAFQLDGLAGAVRELPDRRVHELFEERVRHHPDAVAAVQGGTEWTYRELNSRANQLGRALLARGLTREGVVAVVTERNLDWMAAVLGVLKAGGVYLPVEPHFPAERIAATLIRAECAYVVTEHGSTTTLDGTGTDVPRLYVDEIAALGHADDDLGVSVGADQLAYIYFTSGSTGEPKGAMCEHAGFVNHVLAKLEDLGVGEGQVVAQTAPQCFDISLWQLVSALLVGGRTLLVGQDVILDVPRFVDTIVHGGVNVLQIVPSYLEAVLAELEQRPRELPDLHCVSVTGEAVKRELVQRWFAAQPGIKVANAYGLTETSDDTNHEVMDRVPDGPRIPLGRPVRNVRVYVVDEHLAPVPLGAPGEIVFSGVCVGRGYVNDPERTAAAFTLDPYRPGERLYRSGDHGRWLPDGRLEFLGRRDTQVKLRGFRIEIGEIENALLRVPGVRDGAVVVVRGARLVAFCTGAELVGVKERLAESLPAYMVPAAVHWRERLPLTANGKTDRRTLTALAEELDSAEDRAGEGLVGPESAGERRLAAAWAEVLGVPADRIGRLDHFFDRGGTSLSAVRLAIALNRAITLKDVIRHPVLADLAELLDAPATTA